CAGAAACTTTAAAACGTGTCAACAAACGCATTTCAAGCTTTTTGACTCCACCATTTTTGGTGAAAATAAGTTTTGGTGAACCACTAAGCGACATGTCAGTTCATGTCTCATCGGGACATTGTCCACTAAATTGTCTACCGCTCACTCCCTCTTAGGCGTAATAATGTTATACCTTTAGGAGGATGCTGTTTCCGAAGAAGAAACCAAGAACATTGCGCGGATTTTTGTTATCGATTATGCGGGAATTTCCCAGATTCAGGCTTTTCACTTAAGCAACGCAATCTTCGAAATCATACTGACACAACCTTGACGACAACAGCCATATGGGTCATATTTGGACGGGATTATCTTTAGaatagataaatttaaataatattatctaatataaaagtaatattatgattaaaatttataaatttaggTAACACTTTGAATGTTtaagttaaatgaatttaaattttaaagaaaagtcGTATTTAGGTCTTATAGTTATGAACGTCTTTTTATTTctcatatttcaaattttgattaGAATGTTTGGAAAGTTTAGCTGAACAAGGCCcaagattattataattaaatagcAAGAGAATGTCTGTTTGGCATGTCTAGTAGAAATGCCCCCATCGCAATTCTATGAAAATGTCAGCTGCATTGGAAAAAATATAATCGCTAAATCCTTCAAggatatttgaaaattaaatcgCTAAGTCCTTAAGTTAAGCAATGTGCTATACATTCTTCTTCATCCTCAAATAAATTCTTCGTTCCTTTGCATCCACCATATAGGAAGGATTCACACTGTCGTGTAGCCTTTATAAAACGCCACATTGGAAACGCCGCCTTACACGGTCCTGTTTCACTGGGTTTAGCATCGCACTTCTCTAATATATTATgatagtaaaataaaagttaatacAAAACTATATAGTCACTTACTAGCATTATAAGCGTAGCTGGTCATCAGATATACtaaaagtaaagcaaacaCTGGCAGCAGAGAAGTCTTCATTTTGGAAAACAGGAGAACGATTTATGGAAGAAACAATTagatttatacaaattttaagaatCTGGCAGTTTAAAGGAAAACTACTTTGTTGGAATTATAAACATGCATAAATTCGGAGTCATTTTCTTGTGctgaaatctttaaaataaatttattcacaTACCAGTTGTTGTCAAATGGCTAATATCGTGGGCATTTGCTAATAGAAAGCTAaatccccaaaaaaaatacacaatgaTAGATATTTGGCTGTCTGCAAAGTTATTGTTGGCGGACAATGGATTTaaacacatttcaattgtCATTTAAAATGCCATCAATTACATGGCAACATACAAGTCCACATATGCTTACACTTCtttaagtgtgagtgtgtattcCCTTGTGGGGGTGGATGAGCTGATTATACTGCGAGTTATTGCGATAGCGCAAATCCCCAGAAATTAAACCACAAACACTCGGCACGGCACCACAAAAGCCACACACCCATCCATTCTTACAAAAAGCCACACAGACGGACGCACACATATACAGAGAAAAACTAGCTGTTGTGATATTTATCGATTCGCTATTATCGCATCGAAAACTGTTTTTAATGCTCGAAATCCATTTGCCCATATCGACGGCTTTTCCGGAT
This window of the Drosophila albomicans strain 15112-1751.03 chromosome 2L, ASM965048v2, whole genome shotgun sequence genome carries:
- the LOC117564708 gene encoding proteinase inhibitor-like yields the protein MKTSLLPVFALLLVYLMTSYAYNAKKCDAKPSETGPCKAAFPMWRFIKATRQCESFLYGGCKGTKNLFEDEEECIAHCLT